The following proteins are co-located in the Streptomyces bottropensis ATCC 25435 genome:
- a CDS encoding glycoside hydrolase family 1 protein, with the protein MTMTEFAPGFLWGASTAPHQIEGNNLNSDFWANEGHMPGMERSGDACDSYHRYREDMRLLADAGLNAYRFGIEWARIEPVPGMISRAELAHYRRMIETAFELGLTPVVTLHHFTSPLWFAQEGGWLGDRAVERFRAYAEAVSPILDGVEWVVTMNEPNMLAIMVGMARALQDDPHAADPWLSPTVDEEGPRPRTPAPDVKIGERLVEAHHAVREVLRERTGAKVGWTVANRAFVARPGAEERKRELEYIWEDLYLEGSRGDDFVGVQSYSSQWVGPEGVEPHPRDPDNTLVGTAYRPDALAIAVRHTAEVTGGMPILVTENGIATRDDTRRIAYTDEALRHLQAAIADGDGVDVRGYLHWSLLDNYEWGHWAPTFGLVEVDRETFERRPKPSLAWLGETARRGLN; encoded by the coding sequence ATGACGATGACCGAATTCGCCCCCGGATTCCTCTGGGGAGCCTCCACCGCGCCGCACCAGATCGAAGGCAACAACCTCAACAGCGACTTCTGGGCGAACGAGGGGCACATGCCGGGCATGGAGCGCAGTGGTGACGCCTGCGACAGCTACCACCGGTATCGCGAGGACATGCGACTGCTGGCCGACGCCGGCCTCAACGCCTACCGGTTCGGCATCGAGTGGGCCCGGATCGAGCCGGTCCCCGGGATGATCTCGCGGGCGGAACTAGCCCACTACCGGCGCATGATCGAGACGGCCTTCGAGCTCGGCCTGACCCCGGTCGTGACCCTGCACCACTTCACCAGCCCGCTCTGGTTCGCTCAGGAGGGCGGCTGGCTCGGCGACCGCGCCGTGGAGCGGTTCCGGGCGTATGCCGAGGCTGTCTCCCCGATCCTCGACGGCGTCGAGTGGGTTGTCACGATGAACGAGCCGAACATGCTGGCGATCATGGTCGGCATGGCACGGGCGTTGCAGGACGACCCGCACGCGGCCGACCCGTGGCTGAGCCCCACCGTCGACGAGGAAGGCCCGCGGCCGAGGACGCCGGCCCCCGACGTGAAGATCGGCGAACGGCTGGTCGAGGCGCACCATGCCGTCCGGGAGGTGCTGCGCGAGCGCACCGGCGCCAAGGTCGGCTGGACGGTCGCCAACCGCGCCTTCGTCGCCCGCCCGGGGGCCGAGGAGAGGAAGCGGGAGTTGGAGTACATCTGGGAGGACCTCTACCTGGAGGGGTCACGCGGCGACGACTTCGTGGGCGTGCAGTCGTACTCCAGCCAGTGGGTCGGCCCGGAGGGTGTCGAGCCCCACCCGCGGGACCCCGACAACACACTCGTCGGAACCGCCTACCGGCCCGACGCCCTGGCCATCGCCGTACGGCACACCGCCGAGGTCACCGGCGGCATGCCGATCCTCGTCACCGAGAACGGCATCGCCACTCGCGACGACACCCGCCGGATCGCCTACACCGACGAGGCGTTGCGGCACCTTCAGGCGGCGATCGCCGACGGTGACGGCGTCGATGTACGCGGTTACCTGCACTGGAGCCTCCTCGACAACTACGAGTGGGGCCACTGGGCGCCGACGTTCGGGCTGGTCGAGGTCGACCGCGAGACCTTCGAGCGCCGCCCCAAGCCCAGCCTCGCCTGGCTGGGCGAGACCG